The following are encoded together in the Bacteroidales bacterium MB20-C3-3 genome:
- the udk gene encoding uridine kinase: protein MLIIGIAGGTGSGKTTVVKEITKLLSDSEIVVIPQDSYYKDNSHLPLEERLELNFDHPESIDFKLLVKQIKDLKANKAIEQPIYSYLTCSRSSTETVHVEPAHIIIVEGILIFTCAELRNVLDIKVFVDADADDRLGRVITRDNIERGRTIDKVLERYEKTVKPMHLQFIEPSKRYADIIIPQGGHNKVAIDILLATIEKALTKR from the coding sequence ATGCTAATTATTGGAATAGCAGGAGGGACAGGGTCTGGTAAGACTACTGTTGTTAAGGAGATTACAAAGTTGCTCTCTGATAGTGAAATAGTTGTAATTCCTCAGGATTCTTACTACAAAGACAACAGCCATCTACCATTAGAAGAGCGACTGGAACTCAATTTTGACCATCCCGAGTCAATTGACTTTAAACTACTTGTTAAACAGATAAAGGATCTTAAAGCGAATAAGGCCATTGAGCAGCCTATATATTCATACCTTACCTGTTCCCGCTCATCAACTGAAACGGTACATGTAGAGCCTGCTCACATTATTATCGTAGAGGGAATTCTTATATTTACCTGTGCAGAATTAAGAAATGTACTTGATATAAAAGTATTTGTTGATGCTGATGCAGATGATCGTCTTGGCAGGGTAATTACTCGTGATAATATTGAAAGGGGCAGGACTATTGACAAAGTTCTGGAAAGATATGAAAAAACCGTAAAGCCTATGCACCTTCAGTTTATTGAACCGAGTAAAAGGTATGCCGATATAATTATCCCTCAGGGAGGACATAACAAGGTGGCAATTGACATTTTACTGGCAACAATTGAAAAGGCTTTAACTAAAAGATAG
- a CDS encoding S41 family peptidase, with protein sequence MKEGTRRGLWPAVAGVLFVMLLFTRYCDSNLSRRELQIKPGQWDKLMLILGELDRNYVDTLDYSAITEETIPILLEKLDPHSVYLPPQELKSAEEELQGNFDGIGVQFNVPNDTAIVIQVIAGGPSERAGVLSGDRIVEVDGKKVAGVKLNQDSLVSMLRGRSGSVVKVGFKRGTSDNLLKIDIKRDKIPVKSVDVSYMVNDTLGYLKLSKFTRTSHKEVVESLSDLSKRGIKSLIVDLRGNTGGYLDQALLLSNEFLSKGNLIVYMEGLHRKREDYFADGRGKFKDLGLKVLIDEGSASSSEIFAGAIQDNDRGVIIGRRSFGKGLVQEPIYFSDKSGIRLTVARFYTPTGRSIQKPYGSDYRNDIIERYRHGELTSADSIRQNDSLKYTTPGGKIVYGGGGITPDVFVPLDTTGITDFLIKSNEQGLVFRFSSEIADQYRAELRGINDYISLIKFLESKNLEKRFLDYASGKGVVPKPEDWKLSGDILITQLKALVGRYSPLDDKAYYPIISKIDNVIQAASR encoded by the coding sequence ATGAAAGAGGGAACCAGGAGAGGCCTTTGGCCGGCAGTAGCAGGGGTATTATTTGTAATGCTTTTGTTTACTAGATATTGTGATAGCAATTTATCTCGAAGAGAACTTCAGATTAAGCCTGGACAATGGGATAAACTTATGCTTATCCTTGGGGAACTTGACAGAAATTATGTTGATACACTTGACTATAGTGCAATAACAGAGGAGACAATCCCAATATTGCTTGAAAAACTTGATCCTCACTCTGTCTATCTTCCTCCTCAGGAGCTGAAAAGCGCAGAAGAGGAGCTTCAGGGTAATTTTGACGGGATTGGAGTCCAGTTTAATGTCCCAAATGATACTGCAATTGTAATTCAGGTTATAGCCGGAGGCCCTTCAGAGAGGGCAGGAGTGCTGTCCGGAGACAGGATAGTAGAGGTTGACGGAAAAAAAGTGGCAGGAGTTAAGTTGAACCAGGACTCATTGGTAAGTATGCTTAGAGGGCGCTCAGGCTCTGTCGTTAAGGTTGGTTTTAAAAGAGGAACTTCAGATAATCTTCTGAAAATTGACATAAAAAGAGATAAAATCCCGGTTAAAAGTGTAGATGTAAGTTATATGGTTAACGATACTTTAGGTTATCTGAAGTTGTCAAAGTTTACCAGAACCAGCCATAAAGAGGTTGTGGAATCTCTTTCTGACTTGAGTAAAAGAGGGATCAAATCTCTTATTGTAGATCTTAGAGGCAATACAGGGGGGTATTTAGATCAGGCTCTTCTTCTTTCAAATGAGTTTCTGAGCAAAGGGAATTTGATTGTTTACATGGAGGGACTCCACAGAAAAAGAGAAGATTATTTTGCAGATGGAAGGGGTAAATTTAAGGATCTTGGCCTTAAGGTGCTTATAGATGAGGGATCTGCATCATCAAGTGAGATTTTTGCCGGAGCAATACAGGATAATGACAGAGGTGTTATTATAGGAAGGAGATCATTTGGAAAAGGGTTGGTTCAGGAACCAATATATTTTTCTGACAAATCAGGAATAAGGCTTACAGTGGCAAGATTCTATACCCCTACAGGCAGGTCAATTCAAAAACCATACGGGAGTGATTACAGAAACGATATAATTGAAAGATACAGACACGGCGAATTAACTTCTGCGGATAGCATAAGACAGAATGATTCACTTAAATATACAACACCCGGAGGGAAAATAGTATACGGAGGGGGAGGAATTACTCCTGATGTTTTTGTCCCTCTCGACACAACAGGTATAACTGATTTTCTTATCAAGAGTAACGAACAGGGGTTAGTATTCAGATTTTCTTCGGAGATTGCAGACCAGTACAGAGCAGAATTGAGGGGCATTAATGATTATATCTCTTTAATTAAATTTCTTGAATCAAAAAATCTTGAGAAGCGTTTTCTCGATTATGCATCCGGTAAAGGAGTTGTTCCAAAACCTGAAGATTGGAAACTTTCAGGAGATATTTTGATTACTCAGCTTAAAGCGCTGGTTGGGAGATACTCTCCATTAGACGATAAAGCATATTATCCAATAATATCTAAGATAGATAATGTAATCCAGGCTGCGTCCAGATAA
- a CDS encoding dCMP deaminase family protein: MNEKQLQFDRSYLDMAQIWARNSYCKRRQVGALIVKDRMIISDGYNGTPSGFENICEDETGHTKPYVLHAEANAITKIAKSGNSSEGATMYVTTAPCLECSKLIIQAGIKRLVYRDNYRITDGIDLLKVVGIEVVNLSE; the protein is encoded by the coding sequence ATGAATGAAAAACAACTTCAGTTTGACCGCAGTTACCTTGACATGGCACAGATATGGGCAAGAAATTCGTATTGTAAACGGAGACAGGTAGGAGCACTTATTGTAAAAGATAGAATGATTATCTCTGATGGTTACAATGGTACACCTTCCGGATTTGAAAATATTTGTGAAGATGAAACAGGTCATACAAAACCTTATGTATTGCATGCAGAGGCAAATGCAATAACCAAAATAGCCAAGTCAGGCAACAGCAGTGAGGGTGCAACAATGTATGTGACAACTGCACCTTGTCTGGAGTGCTCAAAACTAATCATACAGGCAGGTATTAAAAGGCTTGTTTATAGGGACAATTACAGAATTACCGATGGGATTGACCTTTTAAAAGTAGTAGGAATAGAGGTTGTAAATCTGTCAGAATAA
- a CDS encoding AMP-binding protein: MEKSLNKQLEKSFRDNWDNPALSDFKGITLHYRDVARRIEKLHIVFEQCGLQKGDKVSLCSKNQANWGVVFLATITYGAVAVPILHEFKPGNIHHIVNHSDSKILFAGDIIWEQLNEAEMPNIHAAIQVSDFSILFSRDPLIDETRERLNEYFGKKYPRNFREHHLSFYEDSPEDLAIINYTSGTTGFSKGVMLPFRSLWSNVMFAREVHPQLNNTSNVVSMLPTAHMYGMMFEFLFEMCVGAHVHFLTRVPSPKIIMEAFAEIKPDIIIAVPLIIEKIYKKKLQPIINKTAIRIFLKLPVLDQKVQKRILNELIKTFGGRFKEVIIGGAAFNKEAEAFFRKIGFPFTVGYGMTECGPIITYSPWDNTRLYSCGKAAPRMQLRIDSEDPFNIPGEIQCKGDNVMIGYFKNPEATDSSFTKDGWMKTGDMGVMDRDGFFYIRGRSKSMILGPSGQNIYPEEIESIINNMPYVLESLVIDEGGSLIALIYPDLEQAETDGLRSMEERMRENIAQINEELPNYCKISDFRIFPEEFEKTPKRSIKRYLYQRTEL, from the coding sequence ATGGAAAAATCATTGAATAAGCAGCTGGAAAAGAGTTTTCGGGATAACTGGGACAACCCTGCGCTTTCTGACTTCAAAGGAATTACACTTCATTACAGGGATGTTGCCAGAAGAATTGAAAAGCTTCATATCGTCTTTGAACAGTGTGGCTTACAAAAGGGGGATAAAGTATCTCTCTGTTCAAAAAATCAAGCAAACTGGGGAGTTGTCTTTCTTGCTACTATTACATATGGGGCAGTAGCAGTTCCTATACTTCACGAGTTTAAACCAGGAAATATTCATCACATAGTTAATCACTCTGATTCAAAGATCCTTTTTGCTGGTGATATAATTTGGGAACAACTTAATGAGGCTGAAATGCCAAATATTCATGCAGCTATTCAGGTTTCCGATTTCTCAATTCTGTTCTCCAGAGACCCGTTAATAGATGAAACCAGAGAGAGGTTGAATGAGTACTTTGGAAAGAAATATCCCCGGAATTTCAGAGAGCACCATCTTTCCTTTTATGAGGATTCTCCGGAGGATCTGGCAATAATAAACTATACTTCAGGGACAACCGGTTTCTCAAAAGGGGTTATGCTGCCATTCAGATCACTTTGGTCAAATGTTATGTTTGCCAGGGAGGTACATCCACAGTTGAATAATACTTCAAATGTCGTATCAATGCTGCCAACAGCACATATGTACGGAATGATGTTTGAGTTTTTGTTTGAAATGTGTGTTGGTGCTCATGTCCATTTTTTGACCAGGGTGCCCAGTCCTAAGATTATTATGGAGGCATTTGCTGAAATCAAGCCTGATATTATTATTGCAGTACCGCTTATTATTGAAAAAATATACAAGAAGAAACTCCAGCCAATAATTAACAAGACAGCAATCAGAATCTTCCTTAAACTCCCTGTGCTTGATCAAAAGGTACAAAAAAGAATACTTAACGAACTTATAAAAACCTTTGGAGGTCGTTTTAAAGAGGTTATAATAGGGGGTGCTGCTTTTAATAAAGAGGCCGAAGCTTTTTTTAGAAAAATTGGTTTTCCCTTTACGGTAGGTTACGGGATGACAGAATGTGGCCCAATTATCACTTACTCCCCCTGGGATAATACAAGACTTTACTCTTGTGGTAAAGCGGCTCCCCGTATGCAGTTAAGAATTGACTCAGAGGATCCCTTTAACATTCCGGGAGAGATTCAGTGTAAGGGAGACAATGTTATGATTGGCTATTTTAAGAATCCTGAGGCTACTGACTCCTCATTCACAAAAGATGGATGGATGAAGACCGGGGATATGGGAGTAATGGACAGAGATGGATTTTTTTATATAAGAGGAAGATCTAAAAGTATGATACTTGGACCTTCCGGCCAGAATATATATCCGGAAGAGATTGAGAGTATTATTAATAATATGCCTTATGTGCTCGAGTCTCTTGTTATTGACGAGGGAGGTTCTCTTATTGCACTAATTTATCCGGATTTGGAGCAGGCTGAGACAGATGGTTTGCGTAGTATGGAAGAGAGAATGAGGGAGAATATAGCACAGATTAATGAAGAGCTTCCAAATTATTGTAAAATTTCAGATTTCAGAATATTCCCTGAAGAGTTTGAGAAGACCCCGAAAAGAAGTATTAAAAGATATCTATATCAAAGAACAGAATTGTAA
- a CDS encoding ABC transporter ATP-binding protein gives MDTFKRLLAYAKPHRNYWPLYLVLSILGLLFSLVNFALFKPLLVVVFEPSALRIVENKPDFTLSLNYFNDIFQYYLGNIMVTHGTLKGLAFVCIMLILFTFMAGVIKYLSQRVIVRVRVTIMQRIREDLFRKISSLHIGYFTNKRKGDILSSISNDVTEVQNSVANSFHVIFRDPLQVVGFLAALVYMSPRLTIVTLVTLPVSAFIITRITRSLRKGAIDTQMYIGRILSQFEEAISGSRIIKAFNAQHYVRKAFSETNDAHKNSSKKMFYRQEMASPFSEFMGISIAVAILFFAGFMHLTGRLGMDLPSLMIYIAFYWKVLEPAKSISNTYAMIQRGLVSGERIFSILDEPVAIIKPDNPVRIDTFKESIEFKSVSFKYNNEPVLKNISFRVDKGKMIALVGPSGAGKTTLVDLIPRYYDVSYGSIEIDGVDVRNYAPKDLISLMGIVTQEAILFNDTVFNNITFGMDSVKRDDVIAAAKIANAHEFIMQMEQGYETNIGDRGGKLSGGQRQRLAIARAVLKNPPILILDEATSALDTESERLVQEALTNLMKNRTSIVIAHRLSTIQHADEIVVLKEGEIVEMGNHNELIKQKGLYSHLCKLQTFE, from the coding sequence ATGGATACATTCAAGCGTCTTCTGGCTTATGCCAAACCACACAGAAATTACTGGCCCCTATATCTTGTATTGAGTATTTTAGGGTTACTTTTCAGTCTCGTTAATTTCGCCCTTTTCAAGCCTTTACTTGTTGTTGTTTTTGAACCCTCTGCACTTAGAATTGTAGAAAATAAACCCGATTTTACTCTGTCTCTGAATTATTTCAATGATATTTTTCAGTACTATCTGGGGAATATTATGGTTACTCACGGAACATTAAAAGGTTTGGCTTTCGTGTGTATAATGCTTATATTATTTACTTTTATGGCGGGGGTAATCAAATACTTGTCGCAACGGGTTATTGTAAGAGTAAGGGTTACCATTATGCAAAGGATCAGAGAAGATCTCTTCAGAAAAATATCATCTCTGCATATAGGTTATTTTACCAATAAAAGAAAAGGGGATATTCTCTCCAGTATTTCAAATGATGTAACAGAGGTTCAGAATAGTGTTGCAAACAGTTTTCATGTAATATTCAGAGATCCTCTTCAGGTTGTTGGTTTTCTTGCAGCGCTGGTATATATGTCGCCAAGATTGACAATAGTTACCCTTGTAACACTCCCTGTGTCGGCTTTTATAATCACCAGAATCACCAGGTCCCTGAGGAAAGGGGCAATTGATACACAAATGTATATAGGGAGGATACTGAGTCAGTTTGAAGAGGCAATATCCGGATCCAGGATTATAAAGGCATTTAATGCGCAGCATTATGTGAGAAAAGCATTTTCTGAAACTAATGACGCACATAAAAATTCTAGCAAAAAGATGTTTTACAGACAAGAGATGGCAAGCCCATTCTCTGAGTTTATGGGAATTTCAATAGCCGTTGCAATACTCTTTTTTGCAGGCTTTATGCATTTAACAGGAAGGCTTGGTATGGATTTACCCTCACTTATGATTTATATTGCTTTCTACTGGAAGGTTCTTGAACCTGCGAAATCGATTTCAAACACATACGCTATGATTCAAAGAGGGCTTGTCTCCGGTGAAAGAATCTTCTCAATTCTTGATGAGCCTGTGGCAATAATAAAGCCGGATAATCCGGTTAGAATAGATACCTTCAAAGAGTCAATAGAGTTTAAGAGTGTCAGTTTTAAATACAATAATGAACCTGTTCTCAAGAATATCTCTTTCAGGGTAGATAAGGGAAAGATGATTGCACTTGTTGGACCATCTGGTGCAGGTAAGACAACATTAGTAGATCTTATCCCAAGATATTATGATGTATCTTACGGCTCTATTGAGATAGACGGTGTAGATGTCAGGAACTATGCCCCAAAAGATTTAATTTCTCTAATGGGTATTGTAACTCAGGAGGCTATTCTTTTTAACGACACTGTATTTAATAACATAACCTTTGGAATGGATAGCGTCAAAAGGGATGATGTCATTGCTGCAGCTAAAATTGCAAATGCTCATGAGTTTATTATGCAGATGGAGCAGGGTTATGAAACAAACATTGGTGACAGGGGGGGCAAATTATCCGGCGGACAGAGACAACGCCTTGCGATAGCACGGGCAGTACTTAAAAACCCTCCAATTCTAATATTGGACGAAGCCACCTCAGCTCTGGATACTGAAAGCGAAAGACTTGTTCAGGAGGCACTCACGAACCTGATGAAGAATAGGACATCAATTGTAATTGCACACAGGCTGTCAACTATCCAGCACGCGGATGAGATTGTTGTTTTAAAAGAGGGGGAAATAGTTGAGATGGGAAACCATAATGAACTGATAAAACAAAAAGGGTTATATTCGCACTTGTGCAAATTGCAAACATTTGAATAA
- a CDS encoding DUF4834 family protein: MEGFITFIFIAALIIFILSRVAPLLLAWWVRKKISNLSGGQDPFREADKNDGRKISEVDGTIISDQVERDKIVDSDVGEYVDFEESKK; encoded by the coding sequence ATGGAAGGCTTTATTACATTTATATTTATAGCAGCATTAATTATTTTCATTCTTTCAAGAGTGGCTCCATTATTGCTTGCCTGGTGGGTTAGGAAGAAAATATCTAATCTTTCAGGTGGCCAGGATCCCTTCAGGGAGGCAGATAAAAATGATGGCAGAAAAATTTCAGAAGTAGACGGAACTATCATTAGTGACCAGGTTGAAAGAGATAAGATTGTAGATAGTGATGTTGGTGAATATGTTGATTTCGAAGAGAGCAAAAAATAA